Below is a window of Candidozyma auris chromosome 3, complete sequence DNA.
ATCGTTGGGATAAAACTTGATATTACGTCCAATTGTGCCGCTTGGCGGCCTCACGAGTTTGTTCGGGTTCCAGTTGTGGCCCAAGTTTCGCAACGGGGTGAGATGGTGCATTTAGTCGACCTGCCTTCGACTCCAAATTTATCGCTAGGATGGCCAGGTTTCGTGTTCCATTCCAGATCCTTTTTATTCCGAATTTGTCACCTTTCAAGTCCCCGGTATTTGACATTGCCCACCTTTTGTAGATTCCAAGGGGCAGGCCCTGTAGGTAGGGTCCTACATACTGTCTACATCATCACTTCCGCATCCTACTACTCACAAATGAGTGTCGATGACGCAAAGATAGTCCACCTCTATAACTTAGCTCATTATCAATGCCTAAatccactttcttcaagtcatgCTCTTGACTCGGATACTGTCCTCAGCAATGCAGGTCTTCGGAATCCAAGACTCAAATCAAGTTGCGATGCCTGTGGCATCTTCTTAATACCTGGCATCACATCTTCCACGAGAATCAAATATACGAAAACAAGACAAGGCAGAACAAGATCCCTTAATACAAAGTGCTTGGTATGCTTCCATATTAGGAGGGAGAACTGCCTTCTCGATCGCAAACGTATCGAGAGCCCTAAGACAGGTGCAAACGCTTCtaaaagcaaaaaaaagaagaagaggggCGATCTTGCCTCATTAATTgaccaaaagaaacaacAGCTGGGTAATGGTGGACTTGATTTATTCAACTTCATGTGAATCAACCTCACAGATCCTGCTGCAGAGATGATTCTGAGTTCATGGCAGGTTTCTTCAACGCCGTTCTATAGCTGTATCTGTACCATCGGCGTCTTCTGAATACCGATGACGAGCCTTCGTGCTTCAAGACATCGTACACCcacttttcatcatcatcgatACAAACTAGATCCATGATGCAATTATCGTTTACCCACTTGTGTGGTTTCAAATCAATTTTCCAACCACCTTCAACGAACTTCCATCCAACTGGAGGCCTGACCTTTGAAATGGAAGGCACAATCGGTATATCCGGTACAATTTCGTCAATCGTGGTGTCTGCATCGAACAGACTTTCGGTGGAGTCGTCCTCAACCCCCAATTCATGAATGCGATCTGGGTGATTGAGTGAGTACATTTCTCTCGTATAGCCTAATGGAACCCACGTCTTGAGTTTTGTATTGTAGCGGTGGATTTCGTAAACCTCCGTCTCGCAAAAGAAATCCTCGGCGGCATCGTCATGGATGTAGCTCATGAGATACTTCTCCAATCTATCGGTCATATCAAGTCTAGCAAGTCTTGCTTCTTCGGTGTCAAGAGTATCTAGCAACTTGTTCTGAATTTTGGGGTGACAGCAGATGAAAACCGTCCATAGTGCCACCATCTCCATGGCTTTGAGGGGCACAATGCGTAGTATCATTGGAATGAAGAAAGGAAGGATGCAAGTGTTGAAGGCGATGATAAAGACTAGCGTAAGAAACACCAATGtgctcaatttctcatCCTCGAACAAGAAGTAGTGTTTTCCCCACTCTATCACGGCATCGTGGAGACGAATGTAGGGAATGATATGGTTTTGCATGTCCGTGAAATTCATGAGGTACTCTTTTGAGTACATTGGTGCCGGCTTGGGCAGCTCGTACGTTCCAAGAGGTTTCCCCGGGTGTGGGAACGGGTTCCTCTCGAGGAACTTGCCATCCACAAATGTATTGTCACTGGGGTACAACTTAAGGTAGCTAGGAAACATGAACCTCACCAACACAAGAAGCGCAGGAAACAGCAAGAACAACACGGGCTTCAAAATTGCATGAGTGCCTAGCAAAAGAATGGCGCTGGTGAAAAACGGATTATGCCATGTCATACACATAATGATGGCATCCATACCTTCGAACATTGGAGATGCCTTTTGGGCCAATTGGGTACTGTTAGTGTTCATGATACTCATGCTGAATGCTGGTCGGTGTTTCTGCATTTCCTTTCGAATAGGCAGAATCTTCAGGTCACCGTCGGCCTCATTGACTATCACCACAGATAACAACTTCTCCATGATTCTGTCAGAAAGCTGGTGATTGGCTCTCTGTGTGTTATCTTCCAAATACCAATAGCTGCTTATGGGAGAAACTAGTACCTCTACGTCCTTCTCTCCAAGGTTTTTTGCAGTTTCTGTCAATTTGGCCATGGCGTCTTGTTTCTTGCCTGTGTCGTGGATCACAGCGTCCGTATTCATCTCCTCTGGAGAGATGGTCGGGTCTGCCACTAGCATATTCTCGAAAATGGAGGAAAGCAGTTCCATGCAATAGGAAGAATGTTGGGCCTAATTATGTATTGATGTCTGAGTCAAAAAGTTGGGGACTACTTCCAGGTAGCCTATTCTGATGATCTGTAACGGCTGCAGCCTAGGTACAGGTGCTATCTATAGCAAGTCCGAGAATAGCTTGCGAGCGACTGCTGGGGAAAAAATGGTGTCTGAGGGGGCCCAACAAAGACAGATgttttggttgcaaaaacgGTCGATTTGACAACATTCCAAGGACCAGAATCCCAGTCATGCAACAAATATTATGCTGGAATTTGTCATTGGTCTTCCTGTTCTACTTAATTTTGTCATTGTTGGGTGGTTTTGTTTCTAATGTACAATTAATTTACCTAATTGGGCGGCAAGGTTCTATCGAAGCCAACCATTCACTCTAAAACGTAACATTAATCATAAGAGCATGGCTTGAGACATATCCTCTTGGTTTCGCGGTTGAGCGTGGACTTGCTCACATCCTGGAGAGGAGTTTCCTCATCACAGTCGGTGGCGACATCGCTGTCAGACTCCACTTTAATCGGCTCGCAAAAGCTGGAAGCTGGTGTGGGCAACCGTTGATCTGTACTTGATTTCCTTCGTTTAAGTGAAGGTCGGCTTTTGGGTAGAAGAATCGTTCTTTGTTTGCTTGGTGTTGTAGGAGGAGTGAGAAGATCAGCGtcttcttgcttgatctggccctcttcctcagcctcgttcttcatcttgtgCAACATGGCAATTGCTTCGGTCTTGATATCATGGAGaacttccttcttgatcgATTTTGGTGTCATGGTGGCGCACTTGAGTCTCTTTGAGTCAAGCTGCTCCTGAGTCAAGAACAAATCGGGAAcctctttcttgagcaaCCTGACAAAGTCGTCACAATCTGTGAGAATCTCGTAATCCACCAAATTGGCCCATTGCTTAGGCAAAGgcagcttgttgatgaaaatcaCCTTGCCGTCTCTGTCATGAATAGATTTTGCTAGACGCCTAACTAACTTCTTCACACCATCTACCTTCAAGGAGGTGCCCATGATGAGAAGGCAATCGCACTTTATACCAAGATCGATGTTGAGCCCTCTAGTGAGCATCTCCGACTGAGGGTGGTTCTCTCCATATAATACAATGTCTGGCCTGAGGATGCCTATGCTGCCCGTGAGGCGCTTCCCGGAATATAATCTTTCTTGATACTTGAGGTAGCAGTTCTCACACTCTGGATTTTCTCCTCTTTCGAGTTTTTTCTGTGCCTCCGGCGTCCACTCGTAGTGGGAAAAGCACTGCGTACACAGAAGTTTATGAAGGTTGCCGTGGAGCTGGACGACATCTAGCGACTTCCAGTTGTCTCTAAACAGTTTTCCAGAGCCGttttcaagttcattgAACTCCGCAGGGTTGATCCCACAATTGAGGTTGATTCTCTTTTCTAGACTGTCAATGTTCTGAGTGTAGCAACGCAAGAGCTTGTTTTTCTCCTTGAGGGTCTTGATGAACCTATGAGTTTCCGTTGCTTTTGCGGCCAACGAGTGCTTGTAAAGACCCTCCATAAACGTACAGAATATCAGAAGCGTTTCCTGATTGCGGAAAAGTGAAATGTCAAACAAATCCTGGCCTTTGATGAAGCTCTGTGGgtacttttcttttaccAAGTTATAGAGACCGTCGTCTGACCTGAAATCAGGAATGCCGGCATTGCATGAAATCCCAGCGCCGGTTAAAGCGGTGATTTTTCTTGCCTTGTAGATGATTTTCGCCACTTCGTGGAACTTGACATTGTCTTCAGCCGAAGTCCCTTCCAAAAGGTTGACCGACTTCATTAATGCGGGTCGGATATGTGTGAGGAGGTACTTTTAGGGGGTATTTGAAGGAAGGGGTCAAAGGCTGGAAAATTCTAATGAAGGTGGGCAGCCAGACGATGACGATTATCGGATTTATGATTCTGGGCAGTTGACAATGGAAGAAGTGTTGTTGGTTTTGGGAGAGAAAAAATGTCGTCACTGGCTTGGTCCTACATTGCGAGTCTTGGAGATGGTACTGAGAGTGTAGAGGTCGCATGTGTTTACATAAAGGCCGAATACGTTAATTACTTACATTGACGATCGAGCACTCTCACGGTAACTATGAAGGGAAATAGCTATTTAGCATTGTGGTGCAAAATTTACTTCAGTTGGCTTGAAAAGCAATGATTAACTGGCTGTCATTTGTTGTTGACCTTGCCTGACTATTCTTGCCTGATGAATAGAATAATTCTGGCCGGTGCCTGTAGTAGGTTTGTACAGGTATACACGAATTTGCAAGAATCGTGGTTCTCCTGCCATACGTGGTTGCCAAAAGAATCGTGGTAGCCAGCCCTATACGTGAAATCCAATTCTCTTGTAGACACCTAGGCCCAATGGAGAAATTTCACGTTTTCTATACCTTCTATGATACAAAGAAATTTCACACTGCAGCATGATCACTGTGCCTGGGTGGAATTCACTGCCAACTCCATGATAAGTCTAGTAGCTAAATGCAAAAATGGATAAGCAGAGAATGAACCCATTTCGTCTAGATCCTGTTTCACTGGAGATTTTCCttcttgtggagaagagctTTCCCAGCCGTCGAACTTAAAGTCGACAAGGTAGTTATTAGGCTCCAATTGGAATAACTGGatttgcatcttcatcaaagctgGAGGAACAGACTCACCATCCTTGACTGTCTCGTCGACCATAGAGGGTCCGTACTTCCAACGCACACGGATGGTCCacaactcctcctcagTAGGCTTGGCCCATTCGGCTcccaaattcttcaacgctCTGTAAATTTCACCCATGACATCTAGTGGGTAGGATCTAGACCTTATACCGAAATGCCATTTAgtcttcagcttcttcgatGAGACGGGATTGATTTTGTTTGAGCCCAAAGCGGAGTGATTCATCATAGATGCTCTGTGTATTGATGGCAAAGACGAAGGAAGAATGGCAATCGTGGAGTTGGGTAACGTCGACAAATCAGGGACAGTTGCTAAGGTTTGGTATGTTAGTGACTGCAGCACGCCGGGAGCCCTATGCGTTGCTTGCACCTCGTTTCCAGCTGGTGGATTCCATTGGGGTGGTGGACTTTGAGACAAGAAGTTATCCATGTGTTCGGtcttattctttttcaaatcctTGACAAGAGTGTGattctccttcatcaacaaataTGCGTCAAGAATTTCGTTAGACTGTTGTTGAGGGTACTGCTGTTTGTTACAAGAGTTGATAACACTCAAAATCTCATCCCTGTCGTAACCCATCGTCACATTCAAGGCGTTGATGACGTCTTCATCGATATCAATCTTGTTGTGTATGGTCTTAGACAAGTCTGGTGGTAACAAGTAATCCTCAATACCTTGCTTGAACCATTCATCCTCCATGATCTCATGAATAGTGATACGATTGAGAGGGTTGACGACCAACATCTTTGTCAAGATGTTTTTGGCACCGTCAGACAAGTAGTTGGGTAACGTGTAGACTCCATTACTGATCTTCTTAAACAAAGCTGGGATAAACTCGTCATCAAAAGGTAATCTGCCACACAACATGACGTACAAAATCACACCAGAAGACCATACATCAACCTCGGGGCCCGCATACAACTTACCAGAGATGACCTCGGGCGCAGCGTAGTTGGGAGACCCACAActcgtcttcaaaaagttaCCATCGGTCATGATGTTGGACAAACCAAAATCAGCAATTTTCACATTAAGGTGGTCATCCAACAATAAAttctctggcttcaagTCACGATGAACAATCTTGTGTCTATGGCAGTACTCAACAGCTGCAATGATCTGCTGGAAAAACCTTCTGGCCTCATCTTCTGGCATCCTTCCTCTTTGCACAATGTA
It encodes the following:
- the HST3 gene encoding NAD-dependent histone deacetylase: MKSVNLLEGTSAEDNVKFHEVAKIIYKARKITALTGAGISCNAGIPDFRSDDGLYNLVKEKYPQSFIKGQDLFDISLFRNQETLSIFCTFMEGLYKHSLAAKATETHRFIKTLKEKNKLLRCYTQNIDSLEKRINLNCGINPAEFNELENGSGKSFRDNWKSLDVVQLHGNLHKLSCTQCFSHYEWTPEAQKKLERGENPECENCYLKYQERLYSGKRLTGSIGILRPDIVLYGENHPQSEMLTRGLNIDLGIKCDCLLIMGTSLKVDGVKKLVRRLAKSIHDRDGKVIFINKSPLPKQWANLVDYEILTDCDDFVRLLKKEVPDLFLTQEQLDSKRLKCATMTPKSIKKEVLHDIKTEAIAMLHKMKNEAEEEGQIKQEDADLLTPPTTPSKQRTILLPKSRPSLKRRKSSTDQRLPTPASSFCEPIKVESDSDVATDCDEETPLQDVSKSTLNRETKRICLKPCSYD
- the SNF1 gene encoding AMP-activated serine/threonine-protein kinase catalytic subunit SNF1; this encodes MSEDPKTDGEHRHHHHHHHHHSHQKQQGGSSAPISGNRIGKYQIIKTLGEGSFGKVKLAEHSTTGQRVALKIINRKTLAKSDMQGRVEREISYLRLLRHPHIIKLYDVIKSKDEIIMVIEYAGKELFDYIVQRGRMPEDEARRFFQQIIAAVEYCHRHKIVHRDLKPENLLLDDHLNVKIADFGLSNIMTDGNFLKTSCGSPNYAAPEVISGKLYAGPEVDVWSSGVILYVMLCGRLPFDDEFIPALFKKISNGVYTLPNYLSDGAKNILTKMLVVNPLNRITIHEIMEDEWFKQGIEDYLLPPDLSKTIHNKIDIDEDVINALNVTMGYDRDEILSVINSCNKQQYPQQQSNEILDAYLLMKENHTLVKDLKKNKTEHMDNFLSQSPPPQWNPPAGNEVQATHRAPGVSQSLTYQTLATVPDLSTLPNSTIAILPSSLPSIHRASMMNHSALGSNKINPVSSKKSKTKWHFGIRSRSYPLDVMGEIYRALKNLGAEWAKPTEEELWTIRVRWKYGPSMVDETVKDGESVPPALMKMQIQLFQLEPNNYLVDFKFDGWESSSPQEGKSPVKQDLDEMGSFSAYPFLHLATRLIMELAVNSTQAQ